A DNA window from Solanum lycopersicum chromosome 3, SLM_r2.1 contains the following coding sequences:
- the LOC101254462 gene encoding DNA polymerase epsilon subunit B encodes MSGVLRNKVQRKFKMRGYSLKVEALSEVLSFLSHFPSDAFDDALELLLDELHHLSLKSSILDREPVHKVVSLLLEADAAVEENPSSSSSSASALRVIDTFIVPKFRYDPVKKFFHEHTGRLPIHGDASAKATLYKDRFLLLFQRVSRDPRFSTLAFDASSSDYGSCEISPIQSLVGRVGRRWIMGVISQLEDGHFYLEDLTAAVEVNLSSAKITTGFFLENTIVLAEGEMQLDGVFQVRTCGFPPLEDREKSMAFFSGLDFFGGGILTKEETLRLVELEKNAVNDMFVILSDVWLDNEETLGNLETILNGYENVEVVPSLFVFMGNFCSQPFNLSFKSISSLRVQFGKLGQMIASHQRLKEHSRFLFIPGPDDVGPSTALPRCTLPKYLTEEFQKYVPNAIFSSNPCRIKFYTQDIVLFRHDMLYRMRRSCLIPPSMEETSDPFEHLVATIIHQSHLCPLPLTVQPIIWNYDHGLHLYPTPHTIVLGDKSEQKAFRYTGVTCFNPGSFSNDGTFVAYRPCNQEVELSAL; translated from the exons atgagcGGAGTTTTAAGAAACAAAGTACAGAGGAAGTTCAAGATGAGAGGTTACTCTCTCAAAGTTGAAGCTCTCTCCGAAGTCCTCTCTTTCCTTTCCCATTTCCCTTCTGATGCTTTCGACGACGCTCTTGAACTCCTTCTCGATGAGCTTCACCATCTTTCAT TGAAGTCCTCGATTTTGGATAGGGAACCGGTGCATAAAGTGGTGAGCCTTTTATTGGAAGCAGATGCCGCCGTTGAAGAGAACCCTAGCTCAAGTTCTTCATCTGCTTCTGCCCTTCGGGTTATTGATACTTTTATCGTCCCTAAATTTCGATACGATCCTGTTAAGAAGTTCTTTCATGA GCACACAGGGAGGCTTCCCATTCATGGTGATGCTTCTGCAAAAGCCACCTTATACAAGGATAGATTCCTCTTATTGTTTCAAAGGGTATCTCGTGATCCACGGTTTTCAACTCTTGCTTTTGATGCCTCTTCTTCTGATTATGGCAGCTGTGAG ATATCTCCCATTCAATCACTTGTTGGACGAGTAGGGAGAAGATGGATAATGGGAGTAATATCTCAGTTGGAGGATGGTCATTTCTACTTGGAAGACCTTACTGCAGCTGTTGAAGTAAATTTATCGAGTGCA AAGATAACTACAGGTTTCTTTTTAGAAAATACAATTGTCTTGGCAGAAGGTGAAATGCAATTGGATGGTGTTTTCCAG GTCAGAACATGTGGTTTTCCTCCATTAGAGGACAGAGAAAAGTCCATGGCGTTTTTTTCGGGACTAGACTTCTTTGGTGGTGGTATTCTTACCAAAGAGGAAACT CTAAGGCTTGTAGAGCTAGAGAAAAATGCTGTGaatgatatgtttgttatacTATCTGATGTATGGCTGGACAATGAGGAG ACTTTGGGAAATCTGGAGACAATCCTCAATGGTTATGAAAATGTAGAGGTGGTTCCTTCTTTATTTGTCTTCATGGGAAACTTCTGCTCTCAGCCATTTAATCTTTCATTCAAGTCCATCTCCAGTCTCAG AGTTCAGTTTGGAAAGCTTGGGCAAATGATTGCATCGCACCAACGACTAAAAGAGCATAGTCGATTTCTTTTTATCCCTGGTCCTGATGATGTAG GTCCTTCAACAGCCTTACCCAGATGTACTTTGCCTAAATACCTAACTGAAGAATTTCAGAAATATGTTCCTAACGCAATATTCTCCAGTAACCCATGCAG AATCAAGTTTTATACCCAAGACATTGTTCTATTCCGCCATGATATGCTTTATAGAATGCGAAGATCGTGTCTGATACCTCCCTCAATGGAAGAAACCAGTGATCCATTTGAGCAT CTTGTTGCGACTATAATACATCAAAGCCATCTCTGCCCCCTCCCCTTGACGGTTCAACCCATTATCTGGAATTATGATCACGGTCTACACCTATATCCAACCCCGCATACG ATAGTGTTGGGGGACAAAAGTGAGCAGAAAGCTTTCAGATACACAGGAGTTACATGTTTTAATCCTGGTTCCTTTTCAAACGATGGCACATTTGTGGCATACCGGCCGTGCAATCAAGAAGTAGAATTATCAGCGTTGTAA
- the LOC544313 gene encoding glutamate decarboxylase: MVLTTTSIRDSEESLHCTFASRYVQEPLPKFKIPKKSMPKEAAYQIVNDELMLDGNPRLNLASFVSTWMEPECDKLIMSSINKNYVDMDEYPVTTELQNRCVNMLAHLFHAPVGDDETAVGVGTVGSSEAIMLAGLAFKRKWQSKRKAEGKPFDKPNIVTGANVQVCWEKFARYFEVELKEVKLKEGYYVMDPAKAVEIVDENTICVAAILGSTLTGEFEDVKLLNELLTKKNKETGWETPIHVDAASGGFIAPFLWPDLEWDFRLPLVKSINVSGHKYGLVYAGVGWVIWRSKEDLPDELVFHINYLGSDQPTFTLNFSKGSYQIIAQYYQLIRLGFEGYKDVMKNCLSNAKVLTEGITKMGRFDIVSKDVGVPVVAFSLRDSSKYTVFEVSEHLRRFGWIVPAYTMPPDAEHIAVLRVVIREDFSHSLAERLVSDIEKILSELDTQPPRLPTKAVRVTAEEVRDDKGDGLHHFHMDTVETQKDIIKHWRKIAGKKTSGVC, encoded by the exons atggtgttAACAACGACGTCGATAAGAGATTCAGAAGAGAGCTTGCACTGTACATTTGCATCAAGATATGTACAGGAACCTTTACCTAAGTTCAAAATCCCTAAAAAATCCATGCCGAAGGAAGCAGCTTATCAGATTGTAAACGACGAGCTTATGTTGGATGGTAACCCCAGGTTGAATTTAGCTTCCTTTGTTAGCACATGGATGGAGCCCGAGTGCGATAAGCTCATCATGTCATCCATTAATAAAAACTATGTCGACATGGATGAGTATCCTGTCACCACTGAACTTCAA AATAGATGTGTTAACATGTTAGCACATCTTTTCCATGCCCCGGTTGGTGATGATGAGACTGCAGTTGGAGTTGGTACAGTGGGTTCATCAGAGGCAATAATGCTTGCTGGCCTTGCTTTCAAACGCAAATGGCAATCGAAAAGAAAAGCagaaggcaaacctttcgataAGCCTAATATAGTCACTGGAGCTAATGTGCAG GTCTGCTGGGAAAAATTTGCAAGGTATTTTGAGGTTGAGTTGAAGGAGGTGAAACTAAAAGAAGGATACTATGTAATGGACCCTGCCAAAGCAGTAGAGATAGTGGATGAGAATACAATATGTGTTGCTGCAATCCTTGGTTCTACTCTGACTGGGGAGTTTGAGGATGTGAAGCTCCTAAACGAGCTCCTTACAAAAAAGAACAAGGAAACCGGATGGGAGACACCGATTCATGTCGATGCTGCGAGTGGAGGATTTATTGCTCCTTTCCTCTGGCCAGATCTTGAATGGGATTTCCGTTTGCCTCTTGTGAAAAGTATAAATGTCAGCGGTCACAAGTATGGCCTTGTATATGCTGGTGTCGGTTGGGTGATATGGCGGAGCAAGGAAGACTTGCCCGATGAACTCGTCTTTCATATAAACTACCTTGGGTCTGATCAGCCTACTTTTACTCTCAACTTCTCTAAAG GTTCCTATCAAATAATTGCACAGTATTATCAGTTAATAAGACTTGGCTTTGAG GGTTATAAGGACGTCATGAAGAATTGCTTATCAAACGCAAAAGTACTAACAGAGGGAATCACAAAAATGGGGCGGTTCGATATTGTCTCTAAGGATGTGGGTGTTCCTGTTGTAGCATTTTCTCTCAGGGACAGCAGCAAATATACGGTATTTGAAGTATCTGAGCATCTCAGAAGATTTGGATGGATCGTCCCTGCATACACAATGCCACCGGATGCTGAACACATTGCTGTGCTGCGGGTTGTCATTAGAGAGGATTTCAGCCACAGCCTAGCTGAGAGACTTGTTTCTGACATTGAGAAAATTCTGTCAGAGTTGGACACACAGCCTCCTCGTTTGCCCACCAAAGCTGTCCGTGTCACTGCTGAGGAAGTGCGTGATGACAAGGGTGATGGGCTTCATCATTTTCACATGGATACTGTAGAGACTCAGAAAGACATTATCAAACATTGGAGGAAAATCGCAGGGAAGAAGACCAGCGGAGTCTGCTAG
- the LOC101254177 gene encoding serine palmitoyltransferase — MITIPYLTALTTYFSYGLLFAFGQFREFFRKIFDWWRGSNLQGYAPICLGLEDFYIRRLYLRIQDCFGRPICSPPDAWFDVVERVSNDNNKTLKRTTQVSRCLNLGSYNYLGFAASDEYCTPRVIESLKKYSASTCSARVDGGTTSIHMELEECVANFVGKPAAIVTGMGYVTNSAILPVLIGKGGLIISDSLNHNSIVNGARGSGATIRVFQHNTPSHLEKVLRELIAEGQPRTHRPWKKIIVIVEGIYSMEGELCQLPEIVAICKKYKVYVYLDEAHSIGAVGKTGRGVCELLGVDTADVDIMMGTFTKSFGSCGGYIAGSKELIEYLKYSCPAHLYATSISPPAAQQIISAIKVILGEDGTSRGAQKLARIRENSNFFRSELQKMGFEVLGDNDSPVMPIMIYNPAKIPAFSRECLKHNVAVVIVGFPATPLLLARARICISAAHSREDLNKALEVFSEVGDLTGIKYFPAEPQKQQVEENRVKLE; from the exons ATGATCACCATTCCTTACTTGACCGCCTTGACAACCTACTTCAGCTATGGATTGCTCTTTGCATTCGGTCAATTCCGTGAATTCTTCAGGAAGATCTTTGATTGGTGGCGTGGAAGCAATCTTCAG GGATATGCTCCGATCTGCTTAGGACTTGAAGATTTCTATATCCGTCGGCTGTATCTTCGCATTCAG GATTGCTTTGGACGGCCAATATGTAGTCCTCCTGATGCTTGGTTTGATGTGGTGGAGCGTGTTTCTAATGATAATAACAAGACACTAAA GCGAACCACTCAAGTTTCAAGGTGCCTAAACTTGGGTTCATATAATTACCTTGGTTTTGCTGCATCGGATGAATATTGTACACCTCGTGTCATTGAGTCTTTGAAAAAGTATTCTGCGAGCACTTGCAGTGCCCGTGTTGATGGAG GTACCACAAGCATCCATATGGAATTGGAAGAATGTGTGGCTAATTTTGTTGGCAAGCCAGCTGCTATTGTCACAGGCATGGGTTACGTAACAAATTCAGCCATACTTCCTGTCTTGATCGGAAAG GGAGGTTTGATTATCAGTGATTCTCTCAACCACAACTCTATCGTAAATGGTGCTCGAGGGTCTGGAGCTACTATTCGTGTTTTTCAACATAACA CACCTTCTCACTTGGAGAAGGTTTTGAGAGAACTTATTGCTGAGGGACAACCCAGAACACACAGGCCATGGAAGAAGATAATTGTTATAGTGGAGGGCATATACAGCATGGAAGGGGAGCTATGTCAGCTTCCAGAGATTGTCGCCATATGCAAGAAATACAAG GTATATGTTTACTTGGATGAGGCACACAGCATTGGAGCTGTTGGAAAAACAGGAAGGGGAGTCTGTGAGCTCTTGGGAGTTGACACAGCTGATGTGGACATTATGATGGGAACTTTCACAAAATCATTTGGTTCATGCGGGGGTTATATTGCTGGATCTAAA GAACTTATTGAATATTTGAAGTATTCTTGCCCAGCTCATCTGTATGCCACATCAATATCGCCTCCAGCTGCCCAACAAATCATTTCTGCTATCAAGGTTATACTTGGTGAAGATGGTACTAGTAGAG GAGCTCAGAAGCTGGCTCGCATTCGTGAAAATAGCAACTTTTTCCGATCAGAACTACAGAAGATGGGTTTTGAGGTCCTTGGGGACAATGATTCTCCTGTGATGCCCATCATGATCTACAATCCTGCAAAAATACCTGCCTTTTCACGGGAGTGTCTCAAACATAAT GTGGCTGTAGTGATAGTTGGTTTTCCAGCAACCCCTTTACTTTTGGCCAGGGCGCGCATATGTATTTCTGCAGCTCACTCACGGGAAGATCTTAACAAAGCACTGGAG GTTTTCAGCGAAGTTGGTGATCTAACTGGAATAAAATACTTCCCTGCCGAGCCACAGAAACAGCAGGTAGAAGAAAACAGAGTCAAGCTGGAATGA
- the LOC100191113 gene encoding D-cysteine desulfhydrase, giving the protein MSSCQWSSFTRVSLSPFPLQPAQLNTALNLKKQCCFTKSSMEDSSSQGHQSAFQFLTKKPYEPPPWASLLSPIPSHTFSLGHFPTPIHKWNLPNLPKNTEVWLKRDDMSGMQLSGNKVRKLEFLLADAVAQGADCIVTIGGIQSNHCRATAVAAKYLNLDCYLILRTSKLLVDKDPGLTGNLLVDRLVGAHIDLVSKEEYAKVGGEALTKILKEKLLNEGRKPYVIPVGGSNSLGTWGYIEAIRELEQQLQHLSIEQKFDDIVVACGSGGTVAGLSIASMLSGLKAKINAFCVCDDPDYFYEYVQGLLDGITAGVSSRDIVSIKTAKGLGYALSTTDELKFVKQVAETTGVILDPVYSGKAAYGMMKDMGENPTKWEGRKILFIHTGGLLGLYDKADEIGSLMGKWRKMDINESIPRQDGIGKMF; this is encoded by the exons ATGTCGAGTTGCCAATGGAGTAGCTTCACTAGAGTATCACTATCTCCATTTCCCTTGCAGCCAGCACAACTCAATACGGCATTAAACTTGAAGAAACAGTGTTGCTTTACCAAATCATCGATGGAGGATTCCAGTTCCCAGGGTCACCAATCGGCCTTTCAGTTTCTGACGAAGAAGCCTTACGAGCCTCCTCCATGGGCTTCGCTTCTTAGCCCAATTCCCTCTCACACCTTTTCGCTTGGTCAT TTTCCGACTCCAATTCACAAGTGGAACCTGCCTAATTTACCGAAGAACACCGAGGTTTGGTTAAAG CGTGATGATATGTCAGGAATGCAATTAAGTGGAAACAAGGTCAGAAAGCTGGAGTTCTTGTTGGCAGATGCTGTAGCACAGGGTGCTGACTGCATAGTGACTATAGGTGGCATACAAAGTAATCACTGTCGTGCTACTGCTGTCGCTGCCAAGTACTTGAACCTTGACTGCTATCTCATCTTACGCACTTCAAAG TTACTTGTAGATAAAGATCCTGGATTAACAGGGAACCTCCTTGTTGACCGTTTAGTTGGAGCACACATTGATCTTGTTTCAAAAGAAGAATATGCAAAAGTTGGCGGTGAG GCTCTTaccaaaatattgaaagaaaagCTGTTAAATGAAGGGAGAAAGCCATATGTCATCCCTGTTGGTGGATCCAATTCTCTAGGAACCTG GGGCTATATTGAGGCAATTAGGGAATTGGAgcaacaacttcagcacttgaGCATTGAACAGAAATTCGACGACATTGTTGTAGCTTGTGGCAG TGGGGGTACGGTTGCTGGTTTGTCAATTGCATCCATGCTCAGTGGCTTGAAAGCAAAG ATTAATGCATTTTGTGTCTGCGACGATCCAGATTACTTTTATGAATATGTTCAAGGCCTACTTGACGGAATCACTGCTGGAGTTAGCTCCCGTGATATTGTTAGCATCAAAACT GCAAAAGGCCTTGGGTATGCTTTGAGCACCACTGATGAGCTTAAATTTGTGAAGCAAGTTGCTGAAACCACAGGTGTTATTCTTGACCCTGTCTACAG TGGTAAAGCAGCTTATGGAATGATGAAAGACATGGGCGAGAATCCAACAAAGTGGGAGGGAAGAAAGATTCTGTTCATACACACAGGTGGGCTACTAGGTTTGTATGACAAAGCTGATGAAATAGGGTCACTAATGGGCAAATGGCGTAAAATGGATATCAATGAATCTATCCCTAGACAAGATGGCATCGGCAAAATGTTCTGA
- the LOC100191113 gene encoding D-cysteine desulfhydrase isoform X1, translating to MSSCQWSSFTRVSLSPFPLQPAQLNTALNLKKQCCFTKSSMEDSSSQGHQSAFQFLTKKPYEPPPWASLLSPIPSHTFSLGHFPTPIHKWNLPNLPKNTEVWLKRDDMSGMQLSGNKVRKLEFLLADAVAQGADCIVTIGGIQSNHCRATAVAAKYLNLDCYLILRTSKALTKILKEKLLNEGRKPYVIPVGGSNSLGTWGYIEAIRELEQQLQHLSIEQKFDDIVVACGSGGTVAGLSIASMLSGLKAKINAFCVCDDPDYFYEYVQGLLDGITAGVSSRDIVSIKTAKGLGYALSTTDELKFVKQVAETTGVILDPVYSGKAAYGMMKDMGENPTKWEGRKILFIHTGGLLGLYDKADEIGSLMGKWRKMDINESIPRQDGIGKMF from the exons ATGTCGAGTTGCCAATGGAGTAGCTTCACTAGAGTATCACTATCTCCATTTCCCTTGCAGCCAGCACAACTCAATACGGCATTAAACTTGAAGAAACAGTGTTGCTTTACCAAATCATCGATGGAGGATTCCAGTTCCCAGGGTCACCAATCGGCCTTTCAGTTTCTGACGAAGAAGCCTTACGAGCCTCCTCCATGGGCTTCGCTTCTTAGCCCAATTCCCTCTCACACCTTTTCGCTTGGTCAT TTTCCGACTCCAATTCACAAGTGGAACCTGCCTAATTTACCGAAGAACACCGAGGTTTGGTTAAAG CGTGATGATATGTCAGGAATGCAATTAAGTGGAAACAAGGTCAGAAAGCTGGAGTTCTTGTTGGCAGATGCTGTAGCACAGGGTGCTGACTGCATAGTGACTATAGGTGGCATACAAAGTAATCACTGTCGTGCTACTGCTGTCGCTGCCAAGTACTTGAACCTTGACTGCTATCTCATCTTACGCACTTCAAAG GCTCTTaccaaaatattgaaagaaaagCTGTTAAATGAAGGGAGAAAGCCATATGTCATCCCTGTTGGTGGATCCAATTCTCTAGGAACCTG GGGCTATATTGAGGCAATTAGGGAATTGGAgcaacaacttcagcacttgaGCATTGAACAGAAATTCGACGACATTGTTGTAGCTTGTGGCAG TGGGGGTACGGTTGCTGGTTTGTCAATTGCATCCATGCTCAGTGGCTTGAAAGCAAAG ATTAATGCATTTTGTGTCTGCGACGATCCAGATTACTTTTATGAATATGTTCAAGGCCTACTTGACGGAATCACTGCTGGAGTTAGCTCCCGTGATATTGTTAGCATCAAAACT GCAAAAGGCCTTGGGTATGCTTTGAGCACCACTGATGAGCTTAAATTTGTGAAGCAAGTTGCTGAAACCACAGGTGTTATTCTTGACCCTGTCTACAG TGGTAAAGCAGCTTATGGAATGATGAAAGACATGGGCGAGAATCCAACAAAGTGGGAGGGAAGAAAGATTCTGTTCATACACACAGGTGGGCTACTAGGTTTGTATGACAAAGCTGATGAAATAGGGTCACTAATGGGCAAATGGCGTAAAATGGATATCAATGAATCTATCCCTAGACAAGATGGCATCGGCAAAATGTTCTGA